Within the Phaseolus vulgaris cultivar G19833 chromosome 9, P. vulgaris v2.0, whole genome shotgun sequence genome, the region ACTTGAAACAGGAAACTTGATACTCTCCGCACATTTGTCCCCTTATGAGCAAGGAATCTCTCTTTGCTAACAGGCGGCATGCCCCTAGTTCTTTTGCTAACAATAACCCGACTATCAACGTTTTATACTTGGCTTGGTTATTGGCTTAGTTATTATTGGCTTTGAATGCAAATTTGAGTGATTGTCCAAGCAACACTCCATCAGGACCTTCTAAGATGATGTTTGCTTCGCTTCCTTGAAGAATAGAGGACCCATGCATGGAAATAATCCACACAAAGTCTCCCGGTTGGGGCTAGGGGCTTCCCGGAGTGAGCTCCACGAAGAAATTAGTGTATACTTGTCCTCTGATAGGACCTTGTGGTTCGTAGTGGATGTTAAATTCTGACAGCTCAATGGCCCACCAGACCATCATGCCCGATTTCTGAAAAACCTACTTTATTAGAAGGTCGGTCATTACTATTACGGTAAAGCTTTGGAAATAATGACGTAGTCGTCGTGATGTAAATACTACCGCCAGGGCAGCTTTTTCGATGGCTTGATAACGAATTTATGTGCCTAGTAGTACCTTACTAATAAAATATATCGacttctgaatttttttttcttgcacaATAATCGAGATGACAGCTTGAAGGTGACGAGAAGTATAGCCGAATGGGAAACTTCGGAGTGGGCTTGTTGAGTATTAGTGGATTAGCCAAGTATTCTTTAAGCTTTCAGAAAGCTTCTTCGCACTCGTCGGACCAGATGAAGCGATCGTTCTTTCGAAGACATTGAAAGTAGGAATATCCTTTGTACCACTGGTGGACAAAAAATGTGATAGGGTCTCCATCCAACCAGTCAGTCTTTGTACTTCTTTAACACTGGTTGGGCTTCTCATATCCACTATTGTTATGCATTTATCAGGGTTTGCTTTTATCCCTCTTCAGTCAACAACAAATCGAGGAACTTTCCAGCCCGAATTTGGGATTAAGCTTCAGGTTGTGCTTTCCTATGGTTTTGAAAAGTTCTTCTAGATCTGTCGAATGAACATCCAAGCTTTTCGATGTCACCACCATGTTATCTACGTATGATTGGATGTTTTTCCCAAACATAGGTTGTAGGATATGGTCCACGAGTCTTTAGTAGGTCgcccccgcgttctttagtTCAAACAACATTACCTTATAGCAATAATTGGTTGCCTCAGCCTTGAACGTCGTTTTCTCTTCGTCCCTCAAGTGAATTTGGATTTATTTGTACCCTGAAAAAGCATATATGAAGTTGAGCAAATCATAATCGGATGCATTATCAACCAAAGAGTCTATGTTAGGCAGTGCGTAAGAGTCTTTGGGACAGACATTGTTGAGGTCGGTGAAGTCTatacacattctccactttctgCTCAACTTTTTTTACCATCAccacatttgccagccattcggGATACTGAATTTCCATCATATGGTCGACTTCAAGGAGTTTTGGGGTCTCATTCTTTATAGCCAGGTGGTTCTCTTTGTTGAATTTTCTTCGTCTTTGTACAACGGGCTTCACCCTTTCGTCCATGGTCAGACGATGACAAAGGAATTCTGGATCAATGTCAGGGGTTgaccacagaataaaggtggtttgttgattgaagcaccttcctcgaaagatagttttccagccattgaaaaatattttcggatcaaacttgagtatttttcaagtaccaagctcttgatgccaattgttagaatgtatagCTTTAacctagagggggggtgaatggtttaaagagggttttcgcacactttttagtctagaatgaaattcctttgagaaaacttgattcataattcagtttgccaaaaacacaaagcaatttgatacagcaccagaaaaacaatcggttgtttcgcaaaaacaatcggttgtttataccagttgacaaatatacaaactgaaattaaagagtttaagggagagagagatttcacacacagtttatactggttcactcttaaaccaagagctacatccagtctttccagaaaccactggggaatccactaaatAACCAAACCTAtattacttacacacaccaccaaacaaatgacattgatcccctcaagacacacatttcctttgactcagcacatacaccaccaagaatgttgatcttgacaacctcaagagcacacaacacttctcggCCTAACAcaccagagtttacacaaagtacagaaggattacacttgttatagaatgatctgaaatcaatacaaatgaaaatcctattccactctctcttgatcaaagcaagctcaaagcaatctttaacttcttgaaagcaaaatcagtgaaaaactcaaatctgtttttctatgattaaaactcagttcttgtttgttacaaaagatgaacaaattatttctttctttcaaagaatggtcaaagcatttaaaacaggagcgtatacagttatcaaatcatttaaagctcagtcaacacacaaaacaattttctgttatgatttgaaaagaaacaatcgattgaatgtgcgaatcaatcagttgttttggtttgacagcaagtcaaacaccaaaaacagttttcaacctttcttaaaacacctaagagtaaaacaatcggttgtttcgaaaaaacaacaggttgtttttcacttagtttgaaaaaacacttttaattcaaaaaggtttgaaaatactttagctttggattcaatcaagagtggatttacaaatataatctaccccagattcTATTCTACAccacctcagcaacaacaagcacatccagccttccatcaaactcaaaggatttggattcttcaaagcttcaacacacttgattcaacaatctccccctatttgatgaagacaaatccctggttgcttgtgttggacttgatTGAATCTAAAGCAATCCCtgtaaaaataacatatatacaATCCAGAGTTTCCTACAACAGCAAGTTAGTTTTTCACATTTGGAAACAATGTACcagacaaacaatcggttgtttctatcagcaaaAGGAAAAACAGTTATGATATCAGGGATTTCAGCAGTTTTATAACACTTTTTCCAGAGAGAGACacacaagaaccaatcaattTTCCCCCTATTTTTCTTAACAAATAGACTATAACAGATATAAGATAGAtttaggaaagattttgaaggtCAAGAATGCCTAACTCATTTCGCAAAAAGAAGAACCTTTCTTTTGGTagtggttttgtgaagatatcagctaGTTGCAGTTTTGTCTCaataaacttcacttcacagtcccCACTACTCACATGATCCCTTATGAAATGATGGcgaatctcaatgtgcttagttcttgagtgttgaatctgattttttgtaagatttatagcacttgtgttgtcacacatcaaagggaccttgctgatttgcaatccaaagtctgcaagttgttgtttaagccagaggatttgtgcacaacagcttccaacAGCAATGTACTCAGCCTCTGCAATAGAGAAagccacacaagcttgcttcttgctatgccatgagatgaggcttgaaccaagaagatggcaagtgccacttgtgcttttcctgtCCAGCTTGCATCCTGCAAAATCATAATCTGAATAGCCAGTTAAATGTatgggagagtgagaaggataccataacccaacatttgttgttcctttgagatatttcagaattctctttgcagctttgaagtgggattcctttggatttgcttgatatcttgcacaaagacataccGCAAACATTATGTTCGGTCTACTTATTGTTAGATagagcaaagagccaatcaaacctctatattttgtttgatctaccccttttccaACAGCATTTGCATCCATATAGCAGTTTGAGGGCATAGGTGTGCTTGCTtccttgcaactctccatttcaaatttcttgagaatttctttacaatactttgattgacatagaaagatttcatcctttgtttgcttgacctgcaatccaagaaagaaagaaagttctcccatcatagacatttcaaactcacctttcatagcagccacaaattcttcacacaagctatcttgtgtagcaccaaagattatgtgatcaacatagatttgcacaaggataatttcagaatttgactttttgatgaagagagtcttgtcaatcattcccctttcatagctATGTGACAAAAGGAAGTTGCTAAGTctttcataccactgccttggagcttgcttcagtccataaaaagcctttttcagcttgaaAACATGATTAGGatattgatgatcttcaaagcccagtggttgatccacatacacttcctcattgatgtagccattgaGAAAAAGCACTCTTGAaatccatttgaaagagtttaaatccactcatacatgcaaaagccagcagcaaccTCAGAGCTTCCACtcttgcaacaggagcaaaggtttcccATAGTCAAttccctcctcttgattgtagcctttggcatcCTCATCCAGTTTGCTTCTGAAGACCCACTTCgaaccaatgatgttcatcttagctgttttagggacaagaaaccatacctcattccttgcaaactgattcagctcttcatgcatagcttcaacccatttttcatccttgaaagcttcatcaattgactttggtttaagtttagagacaaaagcagtgtgtctgcagaagtttgagatagagctacgtgtagaaacaccctcctttatctgcccaatgatgttttccactgacagatctctaggaatcctccattctttgggcaactcactttgctgcagaatttcaaccggttgtttcgagcaatcaatcggttgtttttctgcacagatttccagcttctccaaactgatgttctgctcatcctcTTCAACACTGTTCTTTGAGATTTGAATGCTTTTGCGATCCACTTCATCAAAAAACATATGAATAGactcttctacagtcattagcctcttgttgtagattctatatgcatgactattTAGGGAATAGCCAATAAAGATACCATgatcagctttttcatcaaatttccctagattttcctttccattgtttagGACAAAACAGTTGCAGCCGAAAACTCTAAGGTGATTGATGTTTggtttccttccattgaagagttcatagggAGACTTCTAAAAGATTGGCCTaattagcactctattcatcacatagaaAGAGGTGCTAACAACATCAGTCCAAAAATACTTGGGAAGAGAGGATTCACTCAACATTGTTCTAGCTAATTCTTCAAGGGATTTGTTCTTCCTTTCCactacaccattctgttgtggagttcttggagctgaaaaattgtgcagaattcccatcttttcacagaatttgctgaacttttcattttggaattcccttccatgatcacttcttattgagcctatgttgttgttctttgtgttttgcaATCTTCTAGcaagctttttgaatgcagagaaggcatcacttttttattccaagaagagagtccaagtgaacctagacaaatcatccacaataacaagagcataatagttgccaccaaggctcatggttcttgaaggtccaaaaagatccatgtgaagtagctcaagaggttttaaagaagaaacaacattttttattttaaaagagtttttcacttgtttccccttttggcaagcttcacaaatatagtccttctcaaacttgagcttgggcagcccaatcacaagatctttagaaattaatttgttcaaatgattcatgtgaatgtgagcaattcCTCTATGCCAtagccaagactcatcatgcTTAGAAAGAAGACAATCGATTGAACAAGGAGAAGAGATATCCAaaagataaacattattgattctcttaccaatcaacattacctcttttgtgTTGGGAAGACAGATTTCGCAGGAGTTTGTTTTAAAGAtaacttgatatcccttgtcacacaattgactaatgctcagcagattgtACTTTAAACCTTCTACATAGAGAACATCATGGATGATCAAgatatctttgtctcctatggatcctcttccaagaatccttcctttgttgttgtccccataggtaacgtgcccttcttgcttaaaggagatgcttacaaactttgatttatccccagtcatgtgctttgagcacccACTGTCTAGGTACCATTGCTGCATGCTTTCCTTCAAGGTTTCCTATAAAgtagattttcaagtacaaagatttggtccccttatgaatgtgagTCCATTTGGTTTATATTCATCACTTGAACCTTCACAACATTTGGGgatccacttcataaagcctctAGGAACtgcatattttctgattttacagaatctgacagaatggtctcttttcatgcaatagaagcatgtaacaactggttgtttcgacatatcaatcggttgtttttctggcagtttcGAAAACGACTTTGAAaatttatcttgcttgttctgtggattaaaacctaattctgcttttccaaaaacacaattttgagatgccaagacattctcaaagttggattgtcctttcgaaagcttatccacagttttaacaaaataatgaactttcttttcaagattttcacaaataagagtatcacacttgcaagaagaatttttgtaaacgatttcaaggttttcaacatctgtttttgaattttccaattcttcttccagtgttttgactctgttttcaagccagctattcattccttttaaccggttgttcaagaggccaatcggttagcttattcatgtgtttcttgaaaagcttgaagcaattgactgtaattttcagAATTTGAGGAGTTAGAGGAACTTATACTACttgaatcatcttcctttttggccatgaagcaaagGTTGAGGCTTTTTCGGTTTTGCCTCCTTTTCCTTCGTGCTTGACTTCTTGTCTTTACTTCCTTTGATTCATTGATTGTTCCATGAGTAGCTTtgagtgtcccacatttctttggcagatTTGCATtctgatatcctgaaaaattcattagaatccagtgcagaagctattatgttttgagcagtataatcaagcttggccatcttacattcttcattggtccattgggacctaggttttttaataaaagatccattctttttaagctttggaatgaaagggccattttcgattgattcccaaattccttgatcaatggattcaacaaagattttcattctagcctcccaatacttataattcaaaccacagaataaaggtggtttgttgattgaagcaccttcctcgaaagatagttttccagccattgaaaaatattttcggatcaaacttgagtatttttcaagtaccaagctcttgatgccaattgttagaatgtatggctttaaactagaggggagtgaatggtttaaagagggttttcgcaaactttttagtctagaatgaaattcctttgagaaaacttgattcagaattcagtttgccaaaaacacaaagcaatttgaTACAGCACTAGAAaacacaatcggttgtttcacaaaaacaatcggttgtttcgcaaaaacaatcggttgtttataccagttgacaaatatacaaactgaaattaaagagtttaagagagagagatagattgcacacacagtttatactgattcactcttaaaccaagagctacatccagtcttctcagaaaccattggggaatccactaagtaaccaaacctatattacttacacacaccaccaaagaagtgacattgatcccctcaagacacacacttcctttgactcagcacatacaccaccaagaatgttgatcttgacaacctcaagagcacacaacattTCTCGGCCTAACAcaccagagtttacacaaagtacaaaaggattacacttgttatagaatgatttgaaatcaatacaaatgaaaatcctattccactctctcttgatcaaagcaagcTTAAAGCAATCTTTAACTTCTTGAAAGCataatcagtgaaaaactcaaatctgtttttctatgattaaaactcagttcttgtttgttacaaaagatgaacaaactatttctttctttcaaagaatggtcaaagcatttaaaacaggagtgTATACAGTtatcaaatcatttaaagctcagtcaacacacaaaacaattttctgttatgatttgaaaagaaacaatcggttgaatgtgcgaatcaatcggttgttttggattgacagcaagtcaaacaccaaaaacagttttcaacctttcttaaaacacctaagagtaaaacaatcggttgtttcgataaaacaacaggttgttttcacttagtttgaaaaacacttttaattcaaaaaggtttgaaaatactttagctttggattcaatcaagagtggatttacaaatataatctaccccagattcTATTCTACAGcacctcagcaacagcaagcacatccagccttccatcaaactcaaaggatttggattcttcaaaactttaacacacttgattcaacaataaCAGCCCTGGAGTAACGCTTTCGGCTAGATGTCGAATACCCTCCTCCGAAAAATCCTCCTACTATAGTGTTAAAGTCTCCCACCATCGGGGCCTCATGGCCTGGTCTTTTTGATGGGTCTTCGCCCTTTTGTTCTTTCTTGTGAGCATCTTCCATATACTTTTCCAAGAAACTTTCTTTGGCCAGTTTGGCAAGTTAGTATGATAAAGTCAAACACCTCAAGGTGTCGCATCCACGAGCTTGATGAAATCGTAACTTATCCACCACGTCTTTCTTTGTCATAAGCGACCTGTATGATTTTCTGAACCTTGGCTGAGGCAAATCACTGTCGAATTGCTCTTTCATATCATCCGTCTTCGCCACATATGGGATGTACCTCTGGTCGGATTGCCGAATTGAGGGTGCTTCAATGTCCTTTTGGCGGAATTCTCGTTCACTCTCCTTGTATCTTAGTTGTTTT harbors:
- the LOC137822446 gene encoding secreted RxLR effector protein 161-like; translation: MESCKEASTPMPSNCYMDANAVGKGVDQTKYRGLIGSLLYLTISRPNIMFAVCLCARYQANPKESHFKAAKRILKYLKGTTNVGLWYPSHSPIHLTGYSDYDFAGCKLDRKSTSGTCHLLGSSLISWHSKKQACVAFSIAEAEYIAVGSCCAQILWLKQQLADFGLQISKIQHSRTKHIEIRHHFIRDHVSSGDCEVKFIETKLQLADIFTKPLPKERFFFLRNELGILDLQNLS